The Cellulosilyticum sp. I15G10I2 nucleotide sequence CACGAAGAAGGTATAAGATGTGTGGCAGCCCCTATTTATGATCGATATGGTAAAGTTATTGCATCTATAAGTATAGCAGGACCAACCATTTATATTACGAAAGAACGGGTGCCAGAGCTTGTTCAGCAGATAACTGAAACGACAAAGATGATTTCTTATCAATTAGGTCATTTCAATTAAAAATATATATTGTTATTTTTATACAATATTACTGGAACGTGGTTTCATAATATGGAACAAACGAAATCCAAATATTTTTTTAACAGTAAAAGGGAACGGAGTTTCACATTGTGAAACAAATGATGGAATAGAGATATTCCACTATTTTTACAAAGATATAACGGAACACTGTTTCATTATGTGGAACGATTAGGCATTGAATAGGGTTTTAAGGTATTAGAATATACAAGGTTAATAACGGGAACATTATTGCATAATGTGAAAAACACACTGAAATAATGGATGCTGTTGTTTTAATAAACGTATTATGGAACTAAGAAGGAGGCTATTTAAGATGAAACAGCAAGTGTTAGAGAATATTTTAAATAAGAAAATAGTTGCTATCTTAAGAGGTTTAGAGTATGAAGATAACTTTAAGGTAATGGAGACGTTAATAGAAGCTGGGATCACAAATTTTGAAGTAACCTTAAATACAAAAAAAGCATTAACAATTATTGAAGAAGCATCTAAGAAATATGAAAAGGCGGCATACGTTGGAGCTGGAACTGTCAAAAGCAAAACAGATGCACTACAGGCTATTGAGGCGGGCGCACAGTTTTTGATTTCGCCAAATCTTTCAGAGGAATGTATAGAGGCAGCACTTCAAAAGAAAGTACTTATTGCACCAGGGGTATTTAGTCCCACTGAAATTGTTAAGGCGTGTGAATTAGGCTGTGAAATTGTAAAACTCTTTCCGGCAGTTGCACTGGGTGCAGAATACATAAAGCAGCTTAGAGGGCCATTGCAGGATGTTAAAATAATGGCTGTAGGTGGGATGGATCTTAGTAATATGGGAGCCTATATCAAGGCAGGGGTTAATGCATTTGGACTTGGGTCATGTTTAGTCAATACTAAACTTATAAGTGAAGGCAGATATGATTTATTAAAATCCCATTTCCAGGAATATGTAAACTTAATAAGTTAGATTTTGGGACATAATGTCTTAAAATAAATAGGGGTATATCAAAACTAAAAAATGCGGAGGTAAAAAAATGAAAAGACTTACAAAAAAAATAGGTTCAATAGTATTAATAGCAGCACTTGGAGCTACAATGTTAACTGGGTGTAAAAAAGAAGAAGCAAAATTTCCAAGTAGTCCTATTACAATGATTGTTCCATTTTCAGCTGGAGGCGGAACGGATATTGTTACAAGAGCAGTTGCAGATGCAGCCAAAAATCACTTTGCACAGCCACTTGTAGTTGTTAATAAAACAGGAGCAGGCGGTGCGGTAGGTATGGGTGAAGGTGCAAATTCGAAGCCAGATGGTTATACAGTTACAACAGTTTGTGTTGAACTAACAACATTACCACCACAAAATTTAGCACCGTTTACAAGCGATGACTTTAGACCAATTATGCAAATCAATGCAGAACCTGCGGCTATTACTGTGGCAGCAGATGCACCTTGGAATACAGTAGAAGAGTTTCTAACATATGCTAAAGACAATGCAGGAAAAGTTCAGATAGGTAATTCAGGAGTAGGTGCGATATGGCACTTAGCTGCAGTAGCTATTGAAAAAGCAGCTGGCGCTGAATTTAATCATATTCCTTATGAAGGCGCAGCACCAGCAGTTGCAGCACTTTTAGGCGGACATATTGAAGCAGTAACTGTAAGTCCAGCTGAGGTTGCATCACAAGTTGAAGCTGGTCAACTTAAGATACTTGCTGTTGCAGATAACGAAAGATCTAAATCATTTCCAGATGTACCAACACTTAAAGAAGTGGGCTATGATGTTGCAATTGGTACATGGAGAGGTTTAGCAGTACCAAAGGATACGCCAGATGATGTGATGAATGTATTAAAAGATGGATTTGGTAAAGCGGTTAAGGAAGAATCGTTTACTTCATTTATGGCCTCTAGCGGATTATCTATTGCAATATTAGATGAAGCACAATATAGAGAAAAAATGAATACAGAAAATAAATTTTTCAAAGATCTTGTAGCTGATATTAAATAATTCATTTTAAAGATATATAGATAGGTGAATACCCGTTATTTGCCTATCTATTACAACTTCATGGAGGTGCAATTGTGAAAAAGGGAAATATGATTATATCTATCCTTTTTATCTTAATTGGGATTTTTGTTCTTATAGAGATTACGACATTTCCAAGTATAGGCGGCGGTCAGATAACAGGTCCTGACTTTTTTCCAAGAATATTGGCTTTTAGTTTAATTGGACTCAGCATTTTGCTTTTTATATCAAGCATGCTCAGTAAGGATGAGAGTACAACAGGTTTATTTGAAATATATGCAATCAAGGCATATATTACAATGGTGAGTTTACTCGTTTATATGATACTACTTAATGTGATTGGTTTTATTATTGCTACGCCACTCTTTTTATTTGGACTTATTCGTTTTTATGGTATGAAACATTATCCCAAACTGGTTTTATCATCTGTTCTTGTTACAGGGATTATATACAGTGTGTTTAAACTGTTGCTAGCTGTACCGCTGCCAACAGGCATACTAGGTTAGGAGGAAAAGAAATGCTAGAACTACTTGGACATGGTTTGGCAGCAGTAATGAGCTTTGAAATATTATTTATGATAGCATGTGGTGTTGCAGCAGGTATTGCAATAGGAGCCCTTCCAGGCTTAACTGCAACAATGGGAGTAGCACTGCTCTTACCACTTACATTTGGAATGGATGCTGAAAGTGGCATTTTGCTTTTATTAGGTATTTATGCGGGAGCCATTTATGGCGGCTCAATCTCAGCAATACTTCTTAAAACCCCAGGAACACCAGCTGCTGCAGCTACAGCTTTAGATGGATTTGAAATGTCAAAAAGAGGTGAAGCCGGAAGAGCACTGGGAATATCTACAGTTTCTTCTTATATCGGTGGAACATTGAGTGTTATTTTACTTATACTTATCTCACCACAGCTTGCTAAGATCGGCTTAAAATTTAGTGCGCCTGAGTATTTTGCACTAGCGATGTTTGGACTTAGTATTATAGCAAGTGTTTCAGGAAAACATGTACTAAAAGGTATTATGGCAGGGGTAATCGGACTGCTTGTATCAACTGTAGGGATTGACATTGTAACAGGATATCAAAGATTTACTTTTGGTAATATGAATTTGTTTAATGGTTTTTCTTTTATTCCTGTTATGATTGGGTTATTTGCTTTATCTCAATCCTTTATCAGCCTTGAGGACATGATGAAAAAAATAAGTATCAAACAAACAGTAAGCCGTGTTTTGCCAACATGGGAAGATTTGAAAAAAGTTATACCAACGGCAATACGTTCTGGACTTATTGGGACCTTTATAGGAATTATACCGGGCGCGGGTGGAGATATCGGTGCTTTTGTAGCTTATAATGAAGCAAAAAGATTTTCAAAACATCCAGAGAAATTTGGAACAGGTATACCGGAAGCTATTGCAGCACCAGAAGCTGCAAACAATGGAGTAACAGGTGGTGCGATGGTGCCTTTATTAACACTTGGGATACCAGGAGACGCAACAACGGCTATTATGCTGGGGGCACTTATTATGCAGGGACTTCAGCCAGGACCACTTCTATTTAGAGATCACGGACCTTTAGTTTATACAATTTTCATTGGGTTTTTAACAGCCAATCTTTTTATGCTAATTCTCGGTTTTATAGGTATTAAATGGTTTACAAAAATTATAGCCATCCCATCTTACATACTTACACCTGTAATATTTGTACTGTGTATAGTAGGATCTTATGCCATTAATAATAACTTTTTTGATGTGATAGTCATGTTTATAAGTGGCATTATTGGTTATATCATGCAAAAGCTTGAGTTTCCTGCCTCGCCTATTGTACTTGCACTAATACTTGGGCCTATGGCTGAAAGAGAACTTAGAAAATCATTGATGATGTCAGGTGGAGAAATTAACGTTTTATTTACAAGACCTATTAGTGCTGTCTTATTGAGTATTGCAGTTGTTACGTTCTTCATGCCGATCATTAAAAATATAATTACACAAATGAGACAACGAGGGA carries:
- a CDS encoding bifunctional 4-hydroxy-2-oxoglutarate aldolase/2-dehydro-3-deoxy-phosphogluconate aldolase translates to MKQQVLENILNKKIVAILRGLEYEDNFKVMETLIEAGITNFEVTLNTKKALTIIEEASKKYEKAAYVGAGTVKSKTDALQAIEAGAQFLISPNLSEECIEAALQKKVLIAPGVFSPTEIVKACELGCEIVKLFPAVALGAEYIKQLRGPLQDVKIMAVGGMDLSNMGAYIKAGVNAFGLGSCLVNTKLISEGRYDLLKSHFQEYVNLIS
- a CDS encoding tripartite tricarboxylate transporter substrate binding protein, whose product is MKRLTKKIGSIVLIAALGATMLTGCKKEEAKFPSSPITMIVPFSAGGGTDIVTRAVADAAKNHFAQPLVVVNKTGAGGAVGMGEGANSKPDGYTVTTVCVELTTLPPQNLAPFTSDDFRPIMQINAEPAAITVAADAPWNTVEEFLTYAKDNAGKVQIGNSGVGAIWHLAAVAIEKAAGAEFNHIPYEGAAPAVAALLGGHIEAVTVSPAEVASQVEAGQLKILAVADNERSKSFPDVPTLKEVGYDVAIGTWRGLAVPKDTPDDVMNVLKDGFGKAVKEESFTSFMASSGLSIAILDEAQYREKMNTENKFFKDLVADIK
- a CDS encoding tripartite tricarboxylate transporter TctB family protein, yielding MKKGNMIISILFILIGIFVLIEITTFPSIGGGQITGPDFFPRILAFSLIGLSILLFISSMLSKDESTTGLFEIYAIKAYITMVSLLVYMILLNVIGFIIATPLFLFGLIRFYGMKHYPKLVLSSVLVTGIIYSVFKLLLAVPLPTGILG
- a CDS encoding tripartite tricarboxylate transporter permease, which encodes MLELLGHGLAAVMSFEILFMIACGVAAGIAIGALPGLTATMGVALLLPLTFGMDAESGILLLLGIYAGAIYGGSISAILLKTPGTPAAAATALDGFEMSKRGEAGRALGISTVSSYIGGTLSVILLILISPQLAKIGLKFSAPEYFALAMFGLSIIASVSGKHVLKGIMAGVIGLLVSTVGIDIVTGYQRFTFGNMNLFNGFSFIPVMIGLFALSQSFISLEDMMKKISIKQTVSRVLPTWEDLKKVIPTAIRSGLIGTFIGIIPGAGGDIGAFVAYNEAKRFSKHPEKFGTGIPEAIAAPEAANNGVTGGAMVPLLTLGIPGDATTAIMLGALIMQGLQPGPLLFRDHGPLVYTIFIGFLTANLFMLILGFIGIKWFTKIIAIPSYILTPVIFVLCIVGSYAINNNFFDVIVMFISGIIGYIMQKLEFPASPIVLALILGPMAERELRKSLMMSGGEINVLFTRPISAVLLSIAVVTFFMPIIKNIITQMRQRGRNISDSNNS